AACCAGCCGTTGTACCAGCAGTTTTTCGAGTGGATTTCGCAACTGTTGCGCGGGGACTTCAGTACGTCCCTCATGGCCCATACGCCGGTACTGACCATGATCGGCCAGCGTCTGGAGCCGACCCTGAGTCTGGCGCTGGTGGCGATTGCCTTCACTATTCTGATTTCGGTGCCGCTGGGCGTGCTGGCGGCCTGGAAGCATGGCAGTTGGATCGACAACCTGGTGATGTCTTCGTCGGTGCTGGGTTTTTCGGTGCCGGTGTTCGTGATCGGCTACGTGCTGATCTCCGTGTTCGCCATTGAGCTCAAATGGCTGCCGGTTCAGGGGTTTAGCAGCATTAGCGCCGGAGTCTGGCCGTTCGCACAGCGAATCGTATTGCCCGCATTGACGTTATCGTCGGTGTATATCGCACTGGTGGCCCGTATGACCCGGGCCAGCGTGCTGGAAGTCTTGGGCGAAGACTTCATCCGTACCGCCCGTGCCAAAGGGCTGTCAGAGATCCATGTGTTGTTCCGGCATGCGCTGCGCAACGCGATGATCCCAATCCTGACGGTGATCGGCACCGGCTTCGCGCTGATGAT
This is a stretch of genomic DNA from Brenneria rubrifaciens. It encodes these proteins:
- a CDS encoding ABC transporter permease, whose protein sequence is MLGYFFRRVLAAIPVMLVVALFVFLLLRLSPGDPAAIIAGDMATPQQLEAIRESLGLNQPLYQQFFEWISQLLRGDFSTSLMAHTPVLTMIGQRLEPTLSLALVAIAFTILISVPLGVLAAWKHGSWIDNLVMSSSVLGFSVPVFVIGYVLISVFAIELKWLPVQGFSSISAGVWPFAQRIVLPALTLSSVYIALVARMTRASVLEVLGEDFIRTARAKGLSEIHVLFRHALRNAMIPILTVIGTGFALMISGVVVTESVFNIPGLGRLIVDAVLARDYPVIQGMILLTSGVYVIINLLIDLSYAISDPRIRY